In Zea mays cultivar B73 chromosome 7, Zm-B73-REFERENCE-NAM-5.0, whole genome shotgun sequence, the following proteins share a genomic window:
- the LOC103633528 gene encoding F-box protein SKIP5: MAKRRRHELAPVVEELISPMNSLDDGCLMHIFSFLSPIPDRYNTALVCHRWRFLACHPRLWLRVERPIRDAMEPGVYPDLEAAVSAARPGDTILIAAGGSHVACNIQIKKPICIIGGGDLPDDTVLTCSRGFDNALEFLSTCKIANLTIRAELGCCLLHRGGRLTIQECLLQCEQNPLDHLSFPIISTAIEYDPFSSLKEQGHGVTVVRTRIEGGARAVRTNGTLALRHVRAIYSRSSVFFWFEVGEKVEAPVH; this comes from the exons ATGGCAAAGCGCCGGCGCCACGAGTTGGCGCCGGTCGTGGAGGAGCTGATTTCGCCGATGAACAGCCTGGACGACGGCTGCCTCATGCACATCTTCAGCTTCCTGAGCCCAATCCCAG ATAGGTATAACACCGCCCTCGTTTGCCACAGATGGCGCTTCCTTGCATGCCACCCTCGGCTATGGCTGCGTGTCGAGAGGCCAATCAGAGATGCGATGGAGCCTGGAGTTTATCCAGATCTCGAGGCTGCTGTTTCTGCTGCTAG GCCGGGTGACACCATTCTTATTGCGGCTGGTGGTTCCCATGTTGCATGTAACATCCAAATAAAGAAGCCTATTTGCATA ATTGGCGGGGGCGATCTTCCTGATGACACTGTATTGACCTGCTCACGTGGTTTCGACAA CGCACTGGAGTTTCTATCAACATGCAAGATTGCAAATCTGACTATTAGAGCAGAACTCGGATGCTGCTTGCTGCATCGAGGCGGTAGATTGACCATCCAGGAGTGTCTGCTGCAGTGCGAGCAAAACCCTTTGGACCACCTGTCCTTCCCAATAATCAGCACAGCGATAGAGTACGATCCATTCTCATCCCTCAAGGAGCAAGGGCACGGAGTAACGGTCGTCCGCACCAGGATCGAAGGAGGCGCGAGGGCCGTCAGGACGAACGGCACACTCGCGCTGCGCCATGTGCGGGCCATCTATTCCCGCAGCTCTGTTTTCTTCTGGTTCGAAGTAGGAGAGAAAGTAGAAGCGCCTGTACACTAG